Part of the Niallia alba genome is shown below.
AAATAGAAAAAATGAAAAGTTATTTTCTATTGTTTCTGAAATAATCGATACATTCAATCCTAGTATAATGGTATGTGCAACCGATAATATTGCAATTGGTGTAATGAAAGCAATTTATTCTAGAGGAATTTCGATTCCGAATGATCTTTCGATAACTGGCTTTGGCGGATACGAAATGGCGGAAATGATTCATCCAGGTTTAACAACTGCCAAGTTTTATTATAAAAATGCAGGAAATCTTGCGGCTAGAAAGATACTCAGTCTCATCAGAGGAGAGGATACCCCGATGAAAACAGTATCTGGCTTCGAAATTATTTATAGAGAAAGTGTTAGAAAGGTTTAAAATTAATTGAATTAGGTTTGATTATTAAGAGCTTTTTACCTTGCTAATATCAGCTGAAGCTGGCAAAATTATTCTTTGGCTGATATAACCTTTTGATTCAGAAAAAGAAAATAGAGAGGACACATGGAGGTTGACGCAGGCTCATGAAATAATTTATAATCAGAAATGAAAGCGATTACTGTTGTCTGGGCTGTTTTCTAAAGGATTGTTGTTTTTTCAATCGAAAAAAAGAATTAGTTGGAAAAATGGAGCAGCCGGAATACACGAAGATGCCACGGGGAATAGCGAGACAGCCTGAGACCCCGGAGGCGAAGCGGAGGAGGCTTAAGCTTAGCCCCACGGAAAGCGAAGTGTATTCCGGTTGCGGGTAATCCAACAAACTTTACGAAAACAGCTTTTTGTAAAAACATAAAAATACACTAGTGTTGCGTAAATAGTGTCATAATTTTCAGTTTAATTGTTTACTCTACTTAGAGCCAAAAAAGTAATTACCTTTCTAAAGGCGGCTCCTGTCCATTTGGAAATTTATTTACAATTAGACCTGTGCAACGACAACAATTTGTTGATTAAGGGATGGCTTTTCCTTCAATTTTGCGAAGCCAGACATGTGCTGGTTTCCACAATGATGCCCTTAAATAACGGCTAATTTGCAAGGTTTTCCGCTTACTTTTTGTTTCGAGTTGTACCAGAACATGAAGACAAAAAACAATAAGTGCGATAAACACTTGATTTTGAATCGCCCATTCACTTTGACCGTAGAATTTCTTGATATTGAGATGTTGTTTAATCCATTTAAAAAACAGCTCAATTGCCCATCGTGATTTATACATTTCCGATATTTCTTCGGCGCTTAAGTCAAAACGATTTGTGATTAAATGAAGTTCATTACCTTTTGAATCTATTATTTTTAGAAGTCGAAAATAGTTTTCAGCTCGGTTTTGAGTTGTACCAATCAACACCATTTGATCCGACAAAACAGATGAATCCTTGGGTAGTTTAAAATCATAAACCTCCCGTACGACTGCGTTTTTTCGTAGCCTAGAAAGAAAAAAGTAGCCTTCATCGGTCATGCGATCAAAACGCTCGTAGTCTAGATAACCTCGGTCAAACACATACATGCATTCTTTATCGTCAACCATAATCTCAAGTTGACCACGATCGTGTTCGCTTGCCGTTGTCATCACGGCTTTTTCGGGATAGGATTCTCCCTTTTCCATAAATACAAGGCGTAAGTGTAACTTTACGCCTGCCTTAGTTTTGCGGAACTTCGCCCATTTATGATTGGTCAAATTTAGTGGCAAAGTACTTGAATCAATAATTTTTAACGGCATGACAAGTTTTGTGTAGTGTGTTTTGGCGTGAATTTGTCCGACTAAATCAAGGAAAAGTCTTTGAAACAAATCTGGATTTAGACCATTTAAACGGCGCGAGAGCTGAGAAATGCTTATAGAATCAAGGTCGATTTCCTTTTGAAGATGATCATCAAAAAGGCAATCACTTAACGCATGAAGACTTTCAACTTCTTCTAATTGTGCAAAAAGTAATAGTTTTAGGAATGATTCTGTCGTTAACTTTTTCGTATAGCAATCTAATTTCAATGTTTTCACCTGTTCTTCAAATAATTGAAGATTAATTGGCGAAAACCATTGTCCAAATGAAGTTTTTCGTGTAATCTTGTCCATGAGATTGGTCCTTTTTTAGTGGATTTGGACGGGTTACCACCTGACTTATCCATTATAAAGGACTTTTTCTATGCATAAAATAATAAAAGTGAACATTTCGAGTATTTTTAATAGTGGAATTAAATTAATGCAACACTAGTGATAAAAATAGTTTGTTAAATTTCCTGACAAGACTAGAGAATTATAAGCATATTTTTAGTATTATATGAAATAATAATTAAGTACGGAACAACTGGTATAGACATCTAGATATATAGATGATATATATAGTATGAAGGAGTGAAATAATCATGATAACAGATGAACCACAAGATTTAGTATTAACAAATTTGTGTATTTACACGGAAACAGAGATTAATCCAAAAGGATATGTAGTAGTGAGGGGAGAAAAAATCGACTCGATTGGTTTAATGGAATCCTTTCATGAAGAAGATTGGGAAAATGCACATATAATAGATTTCCCTAAGAGGATGAATCTGATACCAGGATTAATTGATATTCATATACATGGAGCCAATGATGCAGATGCAATGGATGGGACACTAAATTCCTTAAAAGTTATGGCTGCTACCTTACCAAAGGAAGGAACAACGAGCTTTTTAGCAACGACCATGACACAAGACGAAGAAAGTATTGAAATAGCCCTTTCTTCTATTGCACAGTATATCGAAGCTAGTGATCAATCTGGAAAAGCGGAAGTTATCGGAATCCACCTAGAAGGTCCATTTATCTCAGAAAAAAGAGTTGGGGCTCAACCAATCCACTCCGTTAAAAAGCCAGATGTAGCATTATTTAAAAAATGGCAAGACTTATCAAATAATCAAATCAAGCTTGTTACGATGGCACCTGAAGAAGATGAGAACTTCGAATTTGTCCGTTATTTAAAGGCAGAAAAAATTGTCCCATCAATAGGGCACTCGGATGCTGTTTACGAGCAAGTACTATCAAGCATTCAAGCAGGCGTTAGTCATGTTACACATCTCTTTAATGGAATGAGAGGCTTGCATCACCGAGATCCAGGCGTTGCTGGTGCTGCGTTGCTTCATTCTGAGTTAATGGCAGAAATGATTGTAGACGGCGTTCATATCCATCCTGAAATTGTTAAACTTGCTTTTTTACAAAAGGGTGTTGATCATATCATCCTTATCACAGACAGCATGCGTGCGAAATGGCTGGAAGATGGCATTTCTTCCTTAGGCGGGCAAAAGGTAATCGTTCGCGATGGAAAGGCGTTATTAGAAAATGGTGCTCTTGCGGGGAGTACATTAAAAATGAATGATGCAATAAACAATATGATGAACTTTACAGGCTGTTCTTTACAGGATGTTGTGAAGATGGCTTCCTATAATCCAGCCAAGCAAATTGGCGTTTTGGATAAAAAGGGAAGTATTGCAAAAGGTAAAGATGCAGATTTAGTTGTATTAGATGAAAATAATCAAGTTGTACTAACAATTTGTAAAGGACAAATCGTATATTCGAATGGAGGAGTAAAAGCATGAAACTAATTGAAGTAAAAAACTATGACGAAATGAGTAAAGTAGCAGCAAAAGCAATAATGGAGCAAATTCAGACGAAGCCAAACAGTGTTCTAGGACTTGCAACTGGAGGGACACCGATAGGAACCTATCAGTATTTAATTGCAGATTTTACTAAAAATCAAACTTCCTATGAAAAAGTTATTACGGTCAACTTAGATGAATACGTTGGTTTAGAAAAAGATAATCCACAAAGTTATAGTTACTATATGAAAGAACAGTTATTTAACCATATTGATATTCCAGAAAACCACACTTATTTGCCATCAGCTAAAAACATAGATGATGAAGAGGCAGGAAGAAATTATGAAAAACTCATTGATTCATTAGGTGGAATGGATTTGCAAATATTAGGAATAGGTGAAAATGGTCATATCGGTTTTAATGAACCAGGTACTTCTTTCCATTCTACAACAGGAATTGTGAAATTAACTGATTCTACGAGAGAAGCAAATGCACGATATTTTGCTACGATGGATGAGGTACCAACACACGCTATTTCTATGGGGATAGCTACAATAATGAAAAGTCGAAAAATTGTATTGCTAGTTTCTGGGGTGAAAAAAGCGTCTGTATTAAATCAGCTATTTCATTCAGATATAAACGAGGATCTACCTGCATCCATTTTGAAAAAGCATCCTAATGTTACGATTATAGCTGATCAAGAAGCTTTATCTATTTTAAAAGAAAATAAAGGGAGTGTGTATAGTTGATCATTAAAGATTCACATATTCCTATTTATTATCAATTGGAGATGGAGATAAAAGAAATCATTAAAGAACTAAAACCTGGCGATCCAATTAGTTCAGAACGGGAATTCTCCGAAAAATATGGTATTAGTAGGATGACGGTACGCCAAGCAATTA
Proteins encoded:
- a CDS encoding IS4 family transposase, translated to MDKITRKTSFGQWFSPINLQLFEEQVKTLKLDCYTKKLTTESFLKLLLFAQLEEVESLHALSDCLFDDHLQKEIDLDSISISQLSRRLNGLNPDLFQRLFLDLVGQIHAKTHYTKLVMPLKIIDSSTLPLNLTNHKWAKFRKTKAGVKLHLRLVFMEKGESYPEKAVMTTASEHDRGQLEIMVDDKECMYVFDRGYLDYERFDRMTDEGYFFLSRLRKNAVVREVYDFKLPKDSSVLSDQMVLIGTTQNRAENYFRLLKIIDSKGNELHLITNRFDLSAEEISEMYKSRWAIELFFKWIKQHLNIKKFYGQSEWAIQNQVFIALIVFCLHVLVQLETKSKRKTLQISRYLRASLWKPAHVWLRKIEGKAIP
- the nagA gene encoding N-acetylglucosamine-6-phosphate deacetylase, which encodes MITDEPQDLVLTNLCIYTETEINPKGYVVVRGEKIDSIGLMESFHEEDWENAHIIDFPKRMNLIPGLIDIHIHGANDADAMDGTLNSLKVMAATLPKEGTTSFLATTMTQDEESIEIALSSIAQYIEASDQSGKAEVIGIHLEGPFISEKRVGAQPIHSVKKPDVALFKKWQDLSNNQIKLVTMAPEEDENFEFVRYLKAEKIVPSIGHSDAVYEQVLSSIQAGVSHVTHLFNGMRGLHHRDPGVAGAALLHSELMAEMIVDGVHIHPEIVKLAFLQKGVDHIILITDSMRAKWLEDGISSLGGQKVIVRDGKALLENGALAGSTLKMNDAINNMMNFTGCSLQDVVKMASYNPAKQIGVLDKKGSIAKGKDADLVVLDENNQVVLTICKGQIVYSNGGVKA
- the nagB gene encoding glucosamine-6-phosphate deaminase → MKLIEVKNYDEMSKVAAKAIMEQIQTKPNSVLGLATGGTPIGTYQYLIADFTKNQTSYEKVITVNLDEYVGLEKDNPQSYSYYMKEQLFNHIDIPENHTYLPSAKNIDDEEAGRNYEKLIDSLGGMDLQILGIGENGHIGFNEPGTSFHSTTGIVKLTDSTREANARYFATMDEVPTHAISMGIATIMKSRKIVLLVSGVKKASVLNQLFHSDINEDLPASILKKHPNVTIIADQEALSILKENKGSVYS